The DNA window TTATCCCTGGATCTGTTCTTTCTGTTTCTTTACGGGTTTCACCGCCTATATAAAGTAATCTTTTTTGTTCTATCACCTTTCTTACATCTAAGTCATTATCAATGATTTTTCCAAAAGCAACTCTCTTTTTTTCGGTATCTGGCATTATTATTATATCCCCTTTTTTCATGCCAGCTGCAAAATTATAAATTTTATTTGATATATTCCCAGGTTTTTTATCTTCCGGATATTTACTCTTGGTCAATTCCTTTAATTTATCTCTAGAATCGATACCTTTTAAATCATCAATTCTGTCCCATCCAATACCTATTTTATTTTTTGAATAAAACAGATCAAAATATTTGGCTTTTTGCCCCGCTCTAAATAACCAGTATCTTTCTTTATTTGAAACTTTGTACACATTACCGATAATATTTTCTGTCATTTTACTCCTCTTAACTTGTTTTAAATTTGATGTTTTTCGTTTTTGGATTATCTCCTAAGCCTTCTCCATTATCCAGATGACCTTACTGCAGATTTTGAACTCATCGTTTTATATGCATTATCAAATTATTTAAAAGGTTCTATCGTCTTTAAATCAAATGTTTTAGAGAGATTAATTTGATGTTCAAATGCTTGCAATGTTTCTCCTGGGTTAATATTTTCAAATTTAAGTTGACTAAATTTATTTTTTTCATATCTTACAGAGTAAACATATTGATCTTCTGTATTTCCAGTAGCTTTATTTGCACGCTGAGTGTATCCTGATACGATTATATCTTCTATTATAGGAGCTGCAGAATAAGCTATAGATGCAAAAAATACACTGATACCAGCTATACTTGTAAAGTAATCTTCCTTTTTCTCTTTTAAAGTTTTATCCTTTATTGAAATCTTTCCACTTGCTAACTTTTGAGCTTTTTTTGATGGGAAATCTTCAATCTCAGGAAGATCAACATCCAAAACAACTATACGTCCATTATCTCTTACTTCAAATGACACTGAAAACTCCACAGGTAATTGTATTTCAGAAAACAAATCTTCTAATCTTTCCTCAACATATGAAGTATCGGGATTTAGTAAACGTTTCATTTCCTTCGCCCAAGATTCATATTCTTGCTGATTAATTTTGTTTTCTTTAATTTCTGTAACATTTTCTTTGCTTTCAAAATTATCTTTTTCTTTTTTCCAATTAATATAAAGTTCTTCATATCGATTATCAGTATGTTCATCTACATATTTTTGTCGTTTTTTCTTGAGTCCAAATAATCCTTTAACATTTTGTTTGGCTTCCAAATGAAGATCACTTATAACTTCATTTTTTCCTGGAGCTTTTTTATTAAAGTCTTGTCTTTTATATTTTAGAGGCTTTGATCTAGTAAGTTCCTGAGAAATTTTATTCCAATCAGTCATTTTTTCTGAATGTTTGTGTATATCTAGTAAAACATTAGTTTTTTTAACAACATCAGAAAAGGCCCTTTGTCTAACTGTATCTAAATTATTTTTAAAAGAGGGATCTTTTTTTATTTTTCTGAGCAAAGAATCGTTTATTATTTCACTACCATTTTGGAATATTGAAACAGTTTCATTTCCAGTATTTTCATCAATAACAATTTTTACATTTATGGAATTGTTATTTTCCTCTAAATTTTGATAATTTTGATTTTCATGAAAATTTGTACCACCAATTTTTTGTCTAACAGATAAACCTGTACCTGGCAATCCAACATTTGCATATGTTCCACGAGGACCCACAGAAATTTTAGCACCTCTTGGCCCAACGGAAACACCCAATCCTGATTTAGACAGGTTCAGTCGAACCCCTTTTGCAATTTTTATTGATCTTTGAAATCGAAAACCCATATATGCCCCTCCATTTTCAATTTATAATATAAATAAACAATTAATAATTAACTTCAAACTAATTTATGCCATTATATTAATCACCTACCACTTCTGCTCAAAATAAGTCTTTATAACCCTTCCCTCGCATTTCAAATCCTTATGATTAAGCACAATGATATCAGAGATCTCCGGATTAAATGATACCAGATGGACTAAATTTTGTTTATCAATAATTAGCTGCTTTATATAAGTTTCGTCGTTGTACGTGAATACGCATACCTTGTTTATAAGCTCCTCTACATCTGTGCACATGTTGGGGTCAACAAGAGCGATGGAGCCGCAAGGGATAGACTTTCCAGGGCCGGTCATGGATTCACCCTCTACCTTTACAGCAAACCTTCCAGGCCTGTAATCTTCTTCCGGAATAAGAAAATCTTCCACCTCTACAGAAAGATTATAGTATCCTGGCCCTGCACTGGCAGTTCCATACATGGGGATCTTAACTGTTTTTATTCTTTTGGCGTTGCCTGGGATCTTAGAATTTATCAGTTGGTCTTTGGGTTTGATATCATTAGAATCGATGTAATCTATTAAAGAAAAAAGTTTAAAATAATCTAATTTTAAAGCTTTAGCAAGTTTTTTGATTGCAATAGCACTAGGATTTTTTCTATTTCCATTTTCAATTTGAGAAATTTCACCTGGTGATTTTATATCAGCAATTTTTGCAAGTTCCCTGTGAGTATATCCTTCTTTTTCTCGTGCATTTTTTATTATATTTCCAAGCTTGATTAAATTTTCATTCATATTTTAATCCCTCCCTATTAGCTTATTTTACTTGAGTTATTTGAAAAAATATATACTTTTTTTAAAAAAAATATTGACACAAAAGGAAACTAGCACTATAATTTGATTAAGATTTAAATCAAAAACTTTCTAGTGGGTTATCTTGCTATGTTTTAAAGGGTATTTTTTTCAGAAAAACAATTAAGATTTAAATCAAAAACTAAGTTTTGTTTAAGTTTTAAATTTAAAGTTTGCGATAGGAGGCCCAATGACAAAAACAGAAATAGCCCGTGAACTCATAAGACCATTCAAGCTGACCTTCATGGATATCAGAAAACACGATCTTGAGGCTCACGAAATACAATTGATAGTTAAAAATAACAGGCAGTATTCGGAACGGTTTATCAAGTCGTTATTAGCAGAGGTACACCAAGGAGAGGTGAAAGGAAGATGAAATTTGGTATAAGTGGAAAATCAGAGGTTTTGGATGAGCTTGTGGCAAAGTATGGGGATATAACAATAGTTGAATGTTTAGAAAGAGAAGAGATTGAAGAGTGCTTAAGGAGGCGGTAAGAATGGCAGTATGTAATCTTTGTGGGAACTGGATGGATAAAGTTGGAAACTGGGGCGATGGCTGGACAGAACCTTATGAGGAACTTTGGAGGTGTGAATGTGGCCAGGAACTGGATATCAATCAGGCTTACGGGGATAGCTGGTCTATTGAAGTTGAGGAAGAAGAGGAAGATTAAGTATTATGGGAATTTTTAGTTTTTTTAGGTCCCTCTATGGGATAGAGGGTACTTATCAAAAACTTAAAAAGGGAGGTCACCTAATGACTGTTAAAGAGTTACAAAAAACCCTTAAGGGAAAGGTTAAAGGGCTTTGGAAAATGAATAAGGTTGAACTGTTGAAAGCTTATAGGAAGCTTAATAAAAGCCCTGAGGCCATTGTAGAAAAGTCTTTAGAAGACAAACAAATATTAAAGCCTGAAAACAGAGAAGAATGGCTTGAAATCAGGGAAGGAGGCCTGGGTGGAAGTGATATAGCTGCAGTAATCGGACTTAATGAATATTCATCAAAAATAGATGTTTTTATTTCAAAGACTGCAAGAAATAATGCAGTACTAAAGCAGCAATATGAGGAGAAACAGAAGAAAATAAGAGCATCTGAGGCGGTCCAAATGGGGCATGTCCTGGAACCTGTTATAGCTGATATTTTCCAGAAAAAAAACAAAGAATATACTGTGGTGGACTTTCCAGTGACAGTAAAAGCTAATCCGTGGGAAATAGCTAATGTTGACAGATACCTGGTTAATGAAAGAGGAGAGGTCGGAATACTAGAGGTGAAAACTACTACCCTCTATAACAAAGATAAGTGGGAAGGTGACAGCTGTCCCAGGAACTATCTCTGTCAGGTCCTTTGGTATTTAGGTATAACAGGTCTTAAATATGCTTATATATGCTGCTTAGTAGGCGGACAGCATTACAGGCAATTTAAAATTGAAAGATGTGAGGAGACTATTAGCTATCTCAGAACAGAGGGAAGGATCTTTTGGGAAGACCATGTCATTCACAATATAGTCCCAGATCCAGACGGTAGCTCTTCTTACACTGAACATCTTCAGTTCTTAGCAGATTATGCAGAGGACAAAGGAGAGAAAATAGAAGTTGAAGCTGCTGCAGATAAAATTGAAACTTACGAGGTTCTTTTAGAACAAAAAAAGGATCTGGAAATAAAAATAGAGCAGATAAAGCAAACGGTGTTTAAAGAAGCAATAGACAGAGGCTCCAAAAGAGGACTATGGGGAGGACATAAATTTAGTATTCAGGGGGGGCCTTACAGAGGATTTGACAGTAGTAAATTCAAAAGTGATAACCCGGAGATATATGAAAAGTACATAGTGGATAAAAATAAAAAACAATATATAAAAATTTCATAGGGGGACTTTAAATGACAGAAAAAACAGCCAAAAACGACATTATGCAAAAGGCTACAACTAATAGATCTGTAGCCAAAAAGAAAAACAACAGTATATATGACCTTATATCCAGCGACAAGATGAAAAGCCAGTTTGCTATGGCATTACCCAAGCATATAGATACAGAAAGGTTTGTGAGAATAGCCCTTACATGCATCAGACAAAATCCAAAGCTCGCAGAGTGCAGCAGAGAAAGTTTATTAGGTGCACTTATGACATCCTCTCAGCTTGGACTAGAACCAGGAGGAGTATTAGGACAGGCTTACTTAATTCCATTCTCTGTTAAAGGTCAAATGGAATGCCAGTTTCAGATTGGATATAAAGGTATGCTGGAGCTTCTTAGGAGATCGAAACAGCTTTCTAATATAAGAGTTCACACCGTCTATGAAAATGATGAGTTCGAAATAGGCTACGGATTGGACTGTACCCTTAATCACAAACCAGTTTTTAGAGATAGAGGAAATATGATTGGATTCTATTCCGTTGCAGAGCTAAAAGATGGATCTAAGCAATTTCATTTCATGTCCTATGACGACGTAGTAGAACACGAACAAAAACATAGAAAAGGAAATTATCAAAGCAACGTATGGAAACAACATTTTGAAGCCATGGCACATAAAACAGTAGTAAAGCAACTTATGAAGTGGCTGCCTGTATCAGTGGAGTATCTTGAAATGGCTTCTAAGGATGAAGGGGTATATAAAGCCAGTGAGGAAAATCTTAAGGACGTTACAGAGGAAATAGTAACTCCAACTTTTGACTATGATGAAGATACCGGAGAAATAATGGAATCTGAGGATAATTCAGCTGACAACGTCATAAGTGACGTTTTTAAATAGATGTGGAGGGCGGGTTCCAGCCTGCCTTCCTAGATAAAAATTTTGTCTGGAGGTTTTTAAGGGATATGGATTGGACTGAGGAAAAGATAAAGAAACTGAAAAAGATGAGGACAGAGGGCGTACATTACTACGGGATTGGGCTTGTCCTGGGGTGTTCTGAAGGAGCTGTCAGGCAGGCTGTGCAGAAGTTTATTTTCAAGCCCGGGAGACCTAGCAAAACCGACAGCAGGATAGATATGTCAAAAAGGAAAGTAGCTCTGAGAAGCGGTAGCCAGTACGCCCTGCACGACTTGGGGCTGCCTAAAAATACCTTTGTGGGGTGGGCTATGAAGGGAGATATACCGAAGGACTTTATAATCGTATTTTAGAGAGTTAACTATATTAAAAAGCTGGAGCATGAAATGAACTGGCTCAGGGGATATTATGTGGAAAGGCTGGGGGTGGCTTGATGCAGCTAAAACTGGATTTTAATATCTGCAAGAATCCAGACTGGATATATAAAGAGGTCATGGCATATTTGAAGGATCTGAAAAAGAAAAAAGTCGGGTCTATGTGGTTCACTGAAATAGATCTAAAAGATGACTGGTGGATCAGCAGGGCATACGATTTTTTTCAGAAAGACAAAAGATTTGATTATATGGACTGGTTTAGATTTGAGGAGAAGTATAGAAATTGATGAATTTATAGGGGGTTTATATTTTTGGTAAAAATAGAATTTGATTTGTCTAAAATGAGTGAGCAATTAGCTGAAGTAACTGTAATTTTTGGAATTAAAATAAAAAATAATACTCTTAGCAAAAAACAAATTAAAGAGATAAATAAAATCTTGGACGGTGTAAAAACCAAATAAAGTCAGAACTTTATACAGAAGTCTCCGACATTGATGCCGGAGACATAATAGGAGGAGTTATGAAAAGTTTAATTACTGAATTATCAAGTATTGGTATTACGTCAAGTTATTGGACAATTTTTTTTCGTTTTTTATGCTGCTTTTAGGTACTCTCTAGGAGACTTCCATCCTAATTTCTTCTGGATTCTCCTATTGTTGTACCAATTTTCTATATACTCAATAATATCAGTCATTGCTTCTTCAAAATCTTCATACACTTTATGGTGGATAAGCTCCTTTTTCAAAACCGAGTGAAAAGACTCTATACAAGCATTATCGTAGGGATTTCCTTTTCTTGAGTAGGATAATATCATCCCCTCAGATTTTACTGTGTCTTTAAATGCATTTGAAGTATATTGGCTGCCTCTGTCCGTATGGATAATGGCACCCTTAATATCTTTTCTCTTTATGCATGCCATTTTCAAGCTTTCCAGCACCATATCTGTTGTCATATTCTTAGAAAAACTCCATCCAATAATCTCATTGTTATAAAGATCCATAAATGAGCTTAGGTAGCACCATTTATCTTTTTTTGTATGGATATATGTGATATCTCCAACCACTTTTTCATTAATTTTTTCTACGCTAAAATCCTGGTCCAAAATATTTGGTCCAGACTTTTCTTCCACTGCTTTATTGCCTCTCTGAGGTCTGAATTTTTTAACTGTAATAGACATTATTCCTTGTTCTACCATTAAATTTTGTACATGCTTTAAGCTGCATTTATTACCTTTTTTTAATAATTCCTGATGTATTTTTGGAGCACCATATCTTTTATGGCTATTATCCCATACTTTGAAGATTTTGCGCTTCATCTCTTCCCTCTTAAGTTTGTTAGGATTTTCTGTGCTTGATATTCTATAGTAGTATGTACTTTTAGGAATCTTTAGAATTTTGGTTAACTTACAAATAGGGTGTATTTTAGAAAGAGTGGTGATCAGTGTCTGGCACTTATCTTTACTTAGTTTTTGGCGAATATGGTCATAGCCTTTTTTAATATATCATTCTCTTCTTTAAGCTTCGCAATCTCTTTTTTCATTTCTTCAATTTCTGGATTCGAGGACTCTTTAGTCTTATTTTTATTCTCTTTTTTAGGTTTGTCTACAACCCAATACCTAACTGTTGATTCTGCTATACCATATTCTATTGCTAAGTCCTTAACCTTCTTACCTTTACCCCCGTTGTAAAGCCTAACCATCATTTCTTTAATTTCATTACTATGCTTTTCCCCTGCCATGCAGACCTCCTATTTTCTATTTAATATTTATCATATCAAACGAAAGTAGATTGTCCAACTTTTATACTATCACCATATCTATGCAAATTTAGAAGTTAAAAAAGATATAGTGAATATTGCATTTTTAAAAACAAAAGGTTTATTTGAGTTTGATGATGCTACGGATCATAAGGGATATGAACAAATGTATAACGAATACCAGGGTGACTTTCATGCACAAGCAATGATAGTGGATAATGCTTTGACAAATGTTTGTAAAGACTATTTTGGAAGTGAATTAAGAAGTGAAATAATAATATTGAAAACAGCTGATTTTCTTAGTGGAATGTTCAAAGGAGTATTTGAGGAGGAACAAAAATGATAAAAAGGAGCCAATAAAGGCTCCGATTGTGTGAATGTTCCTGCAGGACAATTCACTGAGGGGGTGACTATTTAGCCACCAGGACGAGTACTATCAGTACCATCCCAAATGCTATTGCATTTTCCATAAATGGCCCTCCTTTCTTAGTAATTCGGATTTATGTCCAGAGTTGGTTTAGGCTCCGGACATAATATAAGCCACCTCAAAGAGATGGCTTATATTATAAATATCCGATTTACTAAGAAAGTTGTTACATGTAACCTCCGGGAACCACCCCATCAACGGCATTTGTTTCTACATTAGAAGTATATATCAAAAATTAAAAAAAGTAAATAGAAAATAAGCAACCAAACGCAATAAAAGACCATTTAAAATAACATATGGAAAAACGAGCATGTTTTGGAACAAAACCCAAAATTTATAATAAATTGCAAAATTATCAAAAGAGGAGGAAAAGTTATGGCACAGTTATTAACTGTTAAAGACGTTGAAAAGATATGTCAAGTCAAGCAAGGGAAAGCATATAGACTAATGAAGGAAATAAATGATGAAATGAAAGCAAAGGGATATATAGTTATAAGAGGGAGAGTTAATTCAACCTTCCTGTATGAAAAATTGGGGCTAGGCGAGAAAAATGGCAAGCATTAAAGATAAGAACGGGAAATGGATCTCCCGTTTTTATTTTACAAATTATAAAGGTGAAAAGATCCAAAAATTTAAGAGGGGCTTCAAGACTAAAAGAGATGCCCAGGAATGGGAAAGAGAGTTTATAGCTAAATCAAAATTTGAGATTACAATGAGTTTTAATAGCTTGTATGAAATGTATTTGGAGGATCTCTCTCATCGTTTAAGAGAGAATACAATAATGACTAAAAGACATATTATAGAAAAGAAGATCCTGCCTTTTTTTAGAGAAATGGAAATTGGCAAGATAACCCCAGTTATAATAAGAAAATGGCAAAATAAATTAATGAAATATGAAGATCCTAAAACAAATAAATTATATAGTCAAACTTACATAAAAACCATAAATAATCAGTTGGTGGCAATATTGAATTATGCTGTCAAATATCACTCTCTAAATGAAAACCCATGTCATAAAGCAGGGAGCATAGGGAGGAAGCAGGCTGATGAAATGGAGATCTGGACTGTAGAAGAGTTTGAGAAATTTATCAAACACTTAAAACATAAACCAATTTCTTTTGTAGGGTTTAATATATTGTTTTGGACTGGTATAAGAATAGGGGAGCTTCTGGCTCTTACAATAAATGATATCGACTTGAAAAATAGGACTATAAGAATAAACAAATCATATCAAAGGCTGAACAAAGAAGATGTAATAACAGATCCAAAGACTGCTAAAGGGAATAGAATTATAAAGATAACTGAAAACCTGGCAAATATATTAGCAAATTACATAGATACATTATATAATGTAGAAACTAGTGATAGATTAATAATAAGTACCAAGTATAGATTCCATCACGATATGAAGTTATATAGTGAAAAAGCTAAAGTGAAAAAAATAAGAGTGCATGATTTGAGGCATAGCCACGCCAGTCTTCTGATCCATTTAGGAGTCAGCCCTCTTGCGATAGCTAAAAGATTAGGACATGAAAAAATAGAAACTACATTGAATACGTACTCACATTTATATCCTGATAAGGAAAAAGATGTCATTGATTTATTGGATGGCTTAAAATGAAAGTGCTCCTAAAATGATCCTAAAAAAAATAAAAAACAGTATAAAAACAAATTATATAGAAAATAGATAAAATAAAAGCTAATAAAAACAATGAATAGAACAGAGAGGAAATTATTGATTGTTGAGTGGGAATAATTAAAAAAACCTCTACTAGCTCTTAATTTAAAGGGCTTGTAGAGGTTTTCTTTATATTAAAAGCTTAAATTGTATATTTAATTGCAACTAAAAAGGAAGAAAAGCTTCAAGAATTACTATGGAACTCATGTGACAAACTGAGGAATGATGAGGCCTTAGCAGAGGACAAGTATAGGGCGCTAAAATGTCTTATCAGGAGGCCCCTGCTATACAGAAGGTGACATATAATAATGAATTTATTATTTAACCCAAGT is part of the uncultured Ilyobacter sp. genome and encodes:
- a CDS encoding YqaJ viral recombinase family protein, encoding MTVKELQKTLKGKVKGLWKMNKVELLKAYRKLNKSPEAIVEKSLEDKQILKPENREEWLEIREGGLGGSDIAAVIGLNEYSSKIDVFISKTARNNAVLKQQYEEKQKKIRASEAVQMGHVLEPVIADIFQKKNKEYTVVDFPVTVKANPWEIANVDRYLVNERGEVGILEVKTTTLYNKDKWEGDSCPRNYLCQVLWYLGITGLKYAYICCLVGGQHYRQFKIERCEETISYLRTEGRIFWEDHVIHNIVPDPDGSSSYTEHLQFLADYAEDKGEKIEVEAAADKIETYEVLLEQKKDLEIKIEQIKQTVFKEAIDRGSKRGLWGGHKFSIQGGPYRGFDSSKFKSDNPEIYEKYIVDKNKKQYIKIS
- the recT gene encoding recombination protein RecT, whose protein sequence is MTEKTAKNDIMQKATTNRSVAKKKNNSIYDLISSDKMKSQFAMALPKHIDTERFVRIALTCIRQNPKLAECSRESLLGALMTSSQLGLEPGGVLGQAYLIPFSVKGQMECQFQIGYKGMLELLRRSKQLSNIRVHTVYENDEFEIGYGLDCTLNHKPVFRDRGNMIGFYSVAELKDGSKQFHFMSYDDVVEHEQKHRKGNYQSNVWKQHFEAMAHKTVVKQLMKWLPVSVEYLEMASKDEGVYKASEENLKDVTEEIVTPTFDYDEDTGEIMESEDNSADNVISDVFK
- a CDS encoding transcriptional regulator, which produces MAQLLTVKDVEKICQVKQGKAYRLMKEINDEMKAKGYIVIRGRVNSTFLYEKLGLGEKNGKH
- a CDS encoding DUF4236 domain-containing protein; this translates as MGFRFQRSIKIAKGVRLNLSKSGLGVSVGPRGAKISVGPRGTYANVGLPGTGLSVRQKIGGTNFHENQNYQNLEENNNSINVKIVIDENTGNETVSIFQNGSEIINDSLLRKIKKDPSFKNNLDTVRQRAFSDVVKKTNVLLDIHKHSEKMTDWNKISQELTRSKPLKYKRQDFNKKAPGKNEVISDLHLEAKQNVKGLFGLKKKRQKYVDEHTDNRYEELYINWKKEKDNFESKENVTEIKENKINQQEYESWAKEMKRLLNPDTSYVEERLEDLFSEIQLPVEFSVSFEVRDNGRIVVLDVDLPEIEDFPSKKAQKLASGKISIKDKTLKEKKEDYFTSIAGISVFFASIAYSAAPIIEDIIVSGYTQRANKATGNTEDQYVYSVRYEKNKFSQLKFENINPGETLQAFEHQINLSKTFDLKTIEPFK
- a CDS encoding XRE family transcriptional regulator, translated to MNENLIKLGNIIKNAREKEGYTHRELAKIADIKSPGEISQIENGNRKNPSAIAIKKLAKALKLDYFKLFSLIDYIDSNDIKPKDQLINSKIPGNAKRIKTVKIPMYGTASAGPGYYNLSVEVEDFLIPEEDYRPGRFAVKVEGESMTGPGKSIPCGSIALVDPNMCTDVEELINKVCVFTYNDETYIKQLIIDKQNLVHLVSFNPEISDIIVLNHKDLKCEGRVIKTYFEQKW
- a CDS encoding IS3 family transposase — encoded protein: MKKGYDHIRQKLSKDKCQTLITTLSKIHPICKLTKILKIPKSTYYYRISSTENPNKLKREEMKRKIFKVWDNSHKRYGAPKIHQELLKKGNKCSLKHVQNLMVEQGIMSITVKKFRPQRGNKAVEEKSGPNILDQDFSVEKINEKVVGDITYIHTKKDKWCYLSSFMDLYNNEIIGWSFSKNMTTDMVLESLKMACIKRKDIKGAIIHTDRGSQYTSNAFKDTVKSEGMILSYSRKGNPYDNACIESFHSVLKKELIHHKVYEDFEEAMTDIIEYIENWYNNRRIQKKLGWKSPREYLKAA
- a CDS encoding transposase; the encoded protein is MAGEKHSNEIKEMMVRLYNGGKGKKVKDLAIEYGIAESTVRYWVVDKPKKENKNKTKESSNPEIEEMKKEIAKLKEENDILKKAMTIFAKN
- a CDS encoding site-specific integrase, translated to MASIKDKNGKWISRFYFTNYKGEKIQKFKRGFKTKRDAQEWEREFIAKSKFEITMSFNSLYEMYLEDLSHRLRENTIMTKRHIIEKKILPFFREMEIGKITPVIIRKWQNKLMKYEDPKTNKLYSQTYIKTINNQLVAILNYAVKYHSLNENPCHKAGSIGRKQADEMEIWTVEEFEKFIKHLKHKPISFVGFNILFWTGIRIGELLALTINDIDLKNRTIRINKSYQRLNKEDVITDPKTAKGNRIIKITENLANILANYIDTLYNVETSDRLIISTKYRFHHDMKLYSEKAKVKKIRVHDLRHSHASLLIHLGVSPLAIAKRLGHEKIETTLNTYSHLYPDKEKDVIDLLDGLK